In the genome of Vanacampus margaritifer isolate UIUO_Vmar chromosome 1, RoL_Vmar_1.0, whole genome shotgun sequence, one region contains:
- the cars2 gene encoding putative cysteine--tRNA ligase, mitochondrial isoform X4 produces MRILSRLFGITVIHAMVITDIDDKIIQKGWQEKVSPAIIARMYEEEFKKDMISLKVIPPAVYIRVTENVPQIVAFIQRIIENGNAYATKEGDVYFDIQSIGDRYGKFGAGGDSQEGAGSSSKKDVRDFALWKPSKPQEPHWESPWGPGRPGWHIECSTIASSVFGSQLDIHSGGIDLAFPHHENEVAQSEAYHRCDQWANYFLHSGHLHLKGSAEKMSKSLKNYITIKDFLHSHSTDEFRMFCLLTKYRSAIDYSDSSMSEARASLASVSTFCNDAQAYIKGQLQCLPVQDVFLWERLAQTKASVTRALADDFDTPRAMNAIMDLVYQGNCQLQPVSTAAGATRSPEVFGAMMAYIRDILDMFGVDLFYNKEAAAMSKSGSLQAVVEQMTQYRSQVRAFALTRQSATPGKSQEALYPDRIPLLKASDDLRKNLAPLGVLIKDRGATSTWELTKRTSEITDTMKDRNTESSL; encoded by the exons ATG AGAATCTTGTCCAGGTTGTTTGGCATCACGGTCATCCACGCCATGGTCATTACAGACATTGATGACAAAATCATCCAAAAAGGTTGGCAG GAGAAGGTCTCGCCCGCCATCATAGCCAGAATGTATGAAGAGGAATTTAAGAAGGATATGATATCATTGAAG gtgATCCCTCCCGCAGTGTATATAAGAGTCACTGAAAACGTTCCGCAAATCGTGGCCTTCATTCAAAGGATAATCGAGAACGGAAATGCGTATGCCACAAAAGAAG GTGACGTGTATTTTGATATCCAGTCCATTGGGGATCGATACGGCAAGTTTGGGGCAGGTGGAGATTCTCAAGAAGGAGCTG GTAGCTCCAGTAAAAAAGATGTGAGGGATTTTGCTCTGTGGAAGCCATCAAAACCTCAAGAACCCCACTGGGAATCTCCTTGGGGCCCAGGAAGACCAGGGTGGCATATCGAGTGCTCCACCATCGCAAG CTCAGTGTTTGGCAGTCAGCTGGATATTCACTCGGGTGGCATCGACTTGGCCTTCCCTCACCATGAGAACGAGGTGGCGCAGAGCGAAGCTTATCATCGGTGCGACCAATGGGCCAACTACTTCTTGCACTCGG GACATTTGCACCTCAAAGGCAGTGCCgagaaaatgtctaaatctctGAAGAATTACATCACCATTAAG GACTTCCTGCATTCTCACTCCACCGATGAGTTCCGTATGTTCTGTCTCTTGACCAAATACAGATCAG CTATAGACTACAGTGACAGCAGCATGTCGGAGGCTCGGGCCTCCCTGGCAAGCGTGTCGACCTTCTGTAATGACGCTCAGGCCTACATAAAGGGACAACTGCAGTGTTTGCCGGTGCAAGACGTGTTTCTCTGGGAGAG GTTGGCTCAGACGAAAGCGAGTGTGACGAGAGCTCTGGCTGACGACTTCGACACCCCGAGAGCCATGAATGCCATCATGGATTTGGTTTACCAGGGAAACTGCCAGCTGCAGCCCGTTTCCACG GCTGCAGGAGCAACCAGAAGTCCGGAAGTGTTTGGAGCCATGATGGCCTACATAAGAGACATCTTGGACATGTTTGGGGTTGACCTGTTTTACAACAAG GAGGCGGCGGCCATGAGCAAGTCGGGAAGCCTCCAGGCTGTTGTGGAGCAGATGACGCAATACCGAAGTCAAGTCAGAGCGTTCGCTCTCACCCGTCAGTCAGCAACTCCTGGGAAGTCCCAAGAAGCACTTTATCCAGACAGAATCCCGCTCCTTAAAGCAAGTGACGACCTGAGAAAGAACCTGGCACCTCTTGGCGTGCTTATAAAA GATCGAGGAGCCACCTCCACGTGGGAGCTAACGAAAAGAACGTCAGAAATCACAGACACGATGAAAGACAGGAATACAGAAAGCAGTTTGTGA
- the ddrgk1 gene encoding DDRGK domain-containing protein 1 produces the protein MDPVLYLIAAAILSVLLFFAVKLRNGTQEADREHEQAVVRVAGVRQRAVVEERGAGMPRRRRNLAGAMANRRPQREVVQLEEEQEHHSQDEENDDEEEQSFQPTAKIGAKKQRKLEEKQAKKAQREAELEEREERRKLQELRDEERRQEEEKERLLEKKLEEDEHRAKEEQEKREEEEYLRLKASFVVEDQGEEEQLTEDQSRNLLQEFIEYIESSKVVLLEDLASHFGMRTKYAIDRVQDLLAEGSLTGVIDDRGKIISITQAEMDAVAQFINQRGRVSITELAQASNTLINLKPENRNAA, from the exons ATGGATCCCGTATTGTACCTGATAGCGGCTGCTATCCTCTCTGTTTTGCTGTTCTTTGCTGTGAAGTTGCGGAACGGAACGCAGGAAG CTGACAGAGAGCATGAGCAAGCTGTTGTCCGAGTGGCGGGCGTCCGTCAGCGAGCTGTTGTGGAGGAGCGAGGAGCTGGCATGCCGCGTAGGAGGAGAAATCTTGCAGGGGCGATGGCTAACAGAAGACCACAGAGAGAAGTTGTGCAGCTGG AAGAAGAGCAAGAGCATCATTCTCAGGATGAAGAAAACGATGATGAGGAAGAGCAGAGCTTCCAGCCAACTGCAAAAATTGGGGCCAAGAAGCAAAGGAAGCTGGAAGAGAAACAAGCCAAGAAAGCTCAGCGAGAG GCCGAGCTGGAGGAGCGTGAAGAAAGGAGAAAGCTGCAGGAGCTTAGAGATGAGGAGAGACgacaggaggaggagaaagaacGGCTACTGGAAAAGAAActg GAAGAGGACGAGCATCGAGCCAAGGAGGAGCAGGAGAAACGGGAAGAGGAGGAATACCTCAGGCTCAAAGCTTCCTTTGTTGTAGAGGACCAGGGCGAGGAGGAGCAGCTCACTGAAGACCAG TCACGTAACCTACTACAAGAATTCATCGAGTACATAGAG AGCTCGAAAGTCGTCCTACTGGAGGACTTGGCCTCTCATTTTGGAATGAGAACAAAATATGCCATTGACAGAGTGCAGGACCTGCTAGCGGAAGGCTCGCTCACAG GGGTCATTGATGACAGGGGCAAGATTATCTCCATCACTCAGGCAGAAATGGACGCAGTGGCTCAGTTCATCAACCAAAGAGGTCGAGTTTCTATCACAGAGTTGGCCCAGGCCAGTAATACTCTGATCAATTTGAAACCAGAGAACCGCAACGCTGCCTGA
- the atp1b1b gene encoding sodium/potassium-transporting ATPase subunit beta-1b, with amino-acid sequence MPPKTDDGGWKKFLWDSEKGELLGRTGGSWFKIIVFYIIFYGCLAGIFIGTIQAMLLTLSNYKPTWQDRVAPPGLSHTPRSDKSEVSFSPQEVETFLPYTKALRDFLAKYDDDKQLNQMKFEDCGEEPMGYKNRGDLESDSGVRKACRFSRTLLGPCSGLEEKDKNFGFDKGQPCIIVKLNRIVNFHPRGPLSNESIPEDAQHKVQPNMIPIYCTNKREEDAGKIGEIKYYGINGGFPLQYYPYYGKLLHPHYLQPLVALHFTNLTRNEELRIECKIYGDNISYSDKDRYQGRFDIKFTVKGL; translated from the exons ATGCCTCCGAAAACCGACGATGGCGGATGGAAGAAGTTTCTGTGGGATTCGGAGAAAGGAGAGCTGCTCGGTCGTACAGGAGGCAGTTGGT TCAAAATCATTGTCTTCTACATCATCTTCTACGGCTGCTTGGCTGGCATCTTCATCGGCACCATCCAGGCCATGCTTCTTACCTTGAGCAACTACAAGCCAACTTGGCAGGACAGAGTTGCACCCCCCG GCCTCTCGCACACCCCGCGATCTGACAAATCCGAAGTGTCCTTTAGCCCTCAAGAAGTGGAGACCTTCCTGCCTTACACCAAGGCCTTGAGGGACTTCTTGGCCAAGTATGACGACGACAAGCAACTCAACCAGATGAAATTTGAGGATTGCGGAG AGGAGCCAATGGGGTACAAGAACCGCGGCGATCTGGAGAGCGATTCGGGCGTCAGGAAGGCGTGCCGCTTCTCCAGGACCCTGCTGGGCCCCTGCTCCGGCCTGGAGGAGAAAGACAAGAACTTCGGTTTTGACAAAGGTCAACCCTGCATCATCGTCAAGCTCAATCGGATTGTTAACTTCCACCCTCGG GGTCCTCTCTCAAATGAAAGCATCCCCGAAGATGCTCAACACAAAGTGCAGCCCAATATGATCCCTATCTACTGCACCAATAAG AGAGAGGAAGACGCCGGCAAAATTGGCGAGATCAAGTACTACGGCATCAACGGCGGCTTCCCGCTGCAGTACTACCCCTACTACGGCAAGTTGCTTCACCCCCACTACCTGCAGCCGCTGGTGGCGCTGCACTTCACCAACCTGACCAGGAACGAAGAGCTGCGCATCGAGTGCAAAATTTACGGCGACAACATATCTTACAGTGACAAGGACCGCTACCAGGGACGCTTTGACATCAAGTTCACCGTCAAGGGTTTATGA
- the cars2 gene encoding putative cysteine--tRNA ligase, mitochondrial isoform X1, giving the protein MWRNTIKSFLRRTKGLNVRVKIRGSCSRTEKKWVLPTGFDTGLKTFNSLTKQKEPLILAREGTATCNVLLISRNIALVLQVQLRTYRVRPRPFGPCMRILSRLFGITVIHAMVITDIDDKIIQKGWQEKVSPAIIARMYEEEFKKDMISLKVIPPAVYIRVTENVPQIVAFIQRIIENGNAYATKEGDVYFDIQSIGDRYGKFGAGGDSQEGAGSSSKKDVRDFALWKPSKPQEPHWESPWGPGRPGWHIECSTIASSVFGSQLDIHSGGIDLAFPHHENEVAQSEAYHRCDQWANYFLHSGHLHLKGSAEKMSKSLKNYITIKDFLHSHSTDEFRMFCLLTKYRSAIDYSDSSMSEARASLASVSTFCNDAQAYIKGQLQCLPVQDVFLWERLAQTKASVTRALADDFDTPRAMNAIMDLVYQGNCQLQPVSTAAGATRSPEVFGAMMAYIRDILDMFGVDLFYNKEAAAMSKSGSLQAVVEQMTQYRSQVRAFALTRQSATPGKSQEALYPDRIPLLKASDDLRKNLAPLGVLIKDRGATSTWELTKRTSEITDTMKDRNTESSL; this is encoded by the exons ATGTGGAGAAACACAATCAAGTCATTTCTACGGCGAACCAAAGGACTAAACGTAAGAGTAAAAATCCGTGGATCATGCAGCAGAACCGAGAAGAAGTGGGTCTTACCCACCGGATTTGATACCGGTTTAAAGACTTTCAACAGCCTAACCAAACAGAAGGAACCTCTGATTCTGGCTCGAGAGGGAACAGCCACTTG caaCGTGCTACTAATCTCCCGCAATATCGCGCTTGTGCTTCAGGTACAGCTGCGGACCTACCGTGTACGACCACGCCCATTTGGGCCATGCATG AGAATCTTGTCCAGGTTGTTTGGCATCACGGTCATCCACGCCATGGTCATTACAGACATTGATGACAAAATCATCCAAAAAGGTTGGCAG GAGAAGGTCTCGCCCGCCATCATAGCCAGAATGTATGAAGAGGAATTTAAGAAGGATATGATATCATTGAAG gtgATCCCTCCCGCAGTGTATATAAGAGTCACTGAAAACGTTCCGCAAATCGTGGCCTTCATTCAAAGGATAATCGAGAACGGAAATGCGTATGCCACAAAAGAAG GTGACGTGTATTTTGATATCCAGTCCATTGGGGATCGATACGGCAAGTTTGGGGCAGGTGGAGATTCTCAAGAAGGAGCTG GTAGCTCCAGTAAAAAAGATGTGAGGGATTTTGCTCTGTGGAAGCCATCAAAACCTCAAGAACCCCACTGGGAATCTCCTTGGGGCCCAGGAAGACCAGGGTGGCATATCGAGTGCTCCACCATCGCAAG CTCAGTGTTTGGCAGTCAGCTGGATATTCACTCGGGTGGCATCGACTTGGCCTTCCCTCACCATGAGAACGAGGTGGCGCAGAGCGAAGCTTATCATCGGTGCGACCAATGGGCCAACTACTTCTTGCACTCGG GACATTTGCACCTCAAAGGCAGTGCCgagaaaatgtctaaatctctGAAGAATTACATCACCATTAAG GACTTCCTGCATTCTCACTCCACCGATGAGTTCCGTATGTTCTGTCTCTTGACCAAATACAGATCAG CTATAGACTACAGTGACAGCAGCATGTCGGAGGCTCGGGCCTCCCTGGCAAGCGTGTCGACCTTCTGTAATGACGCTCAGGCCTACATAAAGGGACAACTGCAGTGTTTGCCGGTGCAAGACGTGTTTCTCTGGGAGAG GTTGGCTCAGACGAAAGCGAGTGTGACGAGAGCTCTGGCTGACGACTTCGACACCCCGAGAGCCATGAATGCCATCATGGATTTGGTTTACCAGGGAAACTGCCAGCTGCAGCCCGTTTCCACG GCTGCAGGAGCAACCAGAAGTCCGGAAGTGTTTGGAGCCATGATGGCCTACATAAGAGACATCTTGGACATGTTTGGGGTTGACCTGTTTTACAACAAG GAGGCGGCGGCCATGAGCAAGTCGGGAAGCCTCCAGGCTGTTGTGGAGCAGATGACGCAATACCGAAGTCAAGTCAGAGCGTTCGCTCTCACCCGTCAGTCAGCAACTCCTGGGAAGTCCCAAGAAGCACTTTATCCAGACAGAATCCCGCTCCTTAAAGCAAGTGACGACCTGAGAAAGAACCTGGCACCTCTTGGCGTGCTTATAAAA GATCGAGGAGCCACCTCCACGTGGGAGCTAACGAAAAGAACGTCAGAAATCACAGACACGATGAAAGACAGGAATACAGAAAGCAGTTTGTGA
- the cars2 gene encoding putative cysteine--tRNA ligase, mitochondrial isoform X3, whose product MWRNTIKSFLRRTKGLNVQLRTYRVRPRPFGPCMRILSRLFGITVIHAMVITDIDDKIIQKGWQEKVSPAIIARMYEEEFKKDMISLKVIPPAVYIRVTENVPQIVAFIQRIIENGNAYATKEGDVYFDIQSIGDRYGKFGAGGDSQEGAGSSSKKDVRDFALWKPSKPQEPHWESPWGPGRPGWHIECSTIASSVFGSQLDIHSGGIDLAFPHHENEVAQSEAYHRCDQWANYFLHSGHLHLKGSAEKMSKSLKNYITIKDFLHSHSTDEFRMFCLLTKYRSAIDYSDSSMSEARASLASVSTFCNDAQAYIKGQLQCLPVQDVFLWERLAQTKASVTRALADDFDTPRAMNAIMDLVYQGNCQLQPVSTAAGATRSPEVFGAMMAYIRDILDMFGVDLFYNKEAAAMSKSGSLQAVVEQMTQYRSQVRAFALTRQSATPGKSQEALYPDRIPLLKASDDLRKNLAPLGVLIKDRGATSTWELTKRTSEITDTMKDRNTESSL is encoded by the exons ATGTGGAGAAACACAATCAAGTCATTTCTACGGCGAACCAAAGGACTAAAC GTACAGCTGCGGACCTACCGTGTACGACCACGCCCATTTGGGCCATGCATG AGAATCTTGTCCAGGTTGTTTGGCATCACGGTCATCCACGCCATGGTCATTACAGACATTGATGACAAAATCATCCAAAAAGGTTGGCAG GAGAAGGTCTCGCCCGCCATCATAGCCAGAATGTATGAAGAGGAATTTAAGAAGGATATGATATCATTGAAG gtgATCCCTCCCGCAGTGTATATAAGAGTCACTGAAAACGTTCCGCAAATCGTGGCCTTCATTCAAAGGATAATCGAGAACGGAAATGCGTATGCCACAAAAGAAG GTGACGTGTATTTTGATATCCAGTCCATTGGGGATCGATACGGCAAGTTTGGGGCAGGTGGAGATTCTCAAGAAGGAGCTG GTAGCTCCAGTAAAAAAGATGTGAGGGATTTTGCTCTGTGGAAGCCATCAAAACCTCAAGAACCCCACTGGGAATCTCCTTGGGGCCCAGGAAGACCAGGGTGGCATATCGAGTGCTCCACCATCGCAAG CTCAGTGTTTGGCAGTCAGCTGGATATTCACTCGGGTGGCATCGACTTGGCCTTCCCTCACCATGAGAACGAGGTGGCGCAGAGCGAAGCTTATCATCGGTGCGACCAATGGGCCAACTACTTCTTGCACTCGG GACATTTGCACCTCAAAGGCAGTGCCgagaaaatgtctaaatctctGAAGAATTACATCACCATTAAG GACTTCCTGCATTCTCACTCCACCGATGAGTTCCGTATGTTCTGTCTCTTGACCAAATACAGATCAG CTATAGACTACAGTGACAGCAGCATGTCGGAGGCTCGGGCCTCCCTGGCAAGCGTGTCGACCTTCTGTAATGACGCTCAGGCCTACATAAAGGGACAACTGCAGTGTTTGCCGGTGCAAGACGTGTTTCTCTGGGAGAG GTTGGCTCAGACGAAAGCGAGTGTGACGAGAGCTCTGGCTGACGACTTCGACACCCCGAGAGCCATGAATGCCATCATGGATTTGGTTTACCAGGGAAACTGCCAGCTGCAGCCCGTTTCCACG GCTGCAGGAGCAACCAGAAGTCCGGAAGTGTTTGGAGCCATGATGGCCTACATAAGAGACATCTTGGACATGTTTGGGGTTGACCTGTTTTACAACAAG GAGGCGGCGGCCATGAGCAAGTCGGGAAGCCTCCAGGCTGTTGTGGAGCAGATGACGCAATACCGAAGTCAAGTCAGAGCGTTCGCTCTCACCCGTCAGTCAGCAACTCCTGGGAAGTCCCAAGAAGCACTTTATCCAGACAGAATCCCGCTCCTTAAAGCAAGTGACGACCTGAGAAAGAACCTGGCACCTCTTGGCGTGCTTATAAAA GATCGAGGAGCCACCTCCACGTGGGAGCTAACGAAAAGAACGTCAGAAATCACAGACACGATGAAAGACAGGAATACAGAAAGCAGTTTGTGA
- the cars2 gene encoding putative cysteine--tRNA ligase, mitochondrial isoform X5 translates to MVITDIDDKIIQKGWQEKVSPAIIARMYEEEFKKDMISLKVIPPAVYIRVTENVPQIVAFIQRIIENGNAYATKEGDVYFDIQSIGDRYGKFGAGGDSQEGAGSSSKKDVRDFALWKPSKPQEPHWESPWGPGRPGWHIECSTIASSVFGSQLDIHSGGIDLAFPHHENEVAQSEAYHRCDQWANYFLHSGHLHLKGSAEKMSKSLKNYITIKDFLHSHSTDEFRMFCLLTKYRSAIDYSDSSMSEARASLASVSTFCNDAQAYIKGQLQCLPVQDVFLWERLAQTKASVTRALADDFDTPRAMNAIMDLVYQGNCQLQPVSTAAGATRSPEVFGAMMAYIRDILDMFGVDLFYNKEAAAMSKSGSLQAVVEQMTQYRSQVRAFALTRQSATPGKSQEALYPDRIPLLKASDDLRKNLAPLGVLIKDRGATSTWELTKRTSEITDTMKDRNTESSL, encoded by the exons ATGGTCATTACAGACATTGATGACAAAATCATCCAAAAAGGTTGGCAG GAGAAGGTCTCGCCCGCCATCATAGCCAGAATGTATGAAGAGGAATTTAAGAAGGATATGATATCATTGAAG gtgATCCCTCCCGCAGTGTATATAAGAGTCACTGAAAACGTTCCGCAAATCGTGGCCTTCATTCAAAGGATAATCGAGAACGGAAATGCGTATGCCACAAAAGAAG GTGACGTGTATTTTGATATCCAGTCCATTGGGGATCGATACGGCAAGTTTGGGGCAGGTGGAGATTCTCAAGAAGGAGCTG GTAGCTCCAGTAAAAAAGATGTGAGGGATTTTGCTCTGTGGAAGCCATCAAAACCTCAAGAACCCCACTGGGAATCTCCTTGGGGCCCAGGAAGACCAGGGTGGCATATCGAGTGCTCCACCATCGCAAG CTCAGTGTTTGGCAGTCAGCTGGATATTCACTCGGGTGGCATCGACTTGGCCTTCCCTCACCATGAGAACGAGGTGGCGCAGAGCGAAGCTTATCATCGGTGCGACCAATGGGCCAACTACTTCTTGCACTCGG GACATTTGCACCTCAAAGGCAGTGCCgagaaaatgtctaaatctctGAAGAATTACATCACCATTAAG GACTTCCTGCATTCTCACTCCACCGATGAGTTCCGTATGTTCTGTCTCTTGACCAAATACAGATCAG CTATAGACTACAGTGACAGCAGCATGTCGGAGGCTCGGGCCTCCCTGGCAAGCGTGTCGACCTTCTGTAATGACGCTCAGGCCTACATAAAGGGACAACTGCAGTGTTTGCCGGTGCAAGACGTGTTTCTCTGGGAGAG GTTGGCTCAGACGAAAGCGAGTGTGACGAGAGCTCTGGCTGACGACTTCGACACCCCGAGAGCCATGAATGCCATCATGGATTTGGTTTACCAGGGAAACTGCCAGCTGCAGCCCGTTTCCACG GCTGCAGGAGCAACCAGAAGTCCGGAAGTGTTTGGAGCCATGATGGCCTACATAAGAGACATCTTGGACATGTTTGGGGTTGACCTGTTTTACAACAAG GAGGCGGCGGCCATGAGCAAGTCGGGAAGCCTCCAGGCTGTTGTGGAGCAGATGACGCAATACCGAAGTCAAGTCAGAGCGTTCGCTCTCACCCGTCAGTCAGCAACTCCTGGGAAGTCCCAAGAAGCACTTTATCCAGACAGAATCCCGCTCCTTAAAGCAAGTGACGACCTGAGAAAGAACCTGGCACCTCTTGGCGTGCTTATAAAA GATCGAGGAGCCACCTCCACGTGGGAGCTAACGAAAAGAACGTCAGAAATCACAGACACGATGAAAGACAGGAATACAGAAAGCAGTTTGTGA
- the cars2 gene encoding putative cysteine--tRNA ligase, mitochondrial isoform X2, translating into MWRNTIKSFLRRTKGLNVRVKIRGSCSRTEKKWVLPTGFDTGLKTFNSLTKQKEPLILAREGTATWYSCGPTVYDHAHLGHACSYVRFDVLQRILSRLFGITVIHAMVITDIDDKIIQKGWQEKVSPAIIARMYEEEFKKDMISLKVIPPAVYIRVTENVPQIVAFIQRIIENGNAYATKEGDVYFDIQSIGDRYGKFGAGGDSQEGAGSSSKKDVRDFALWKPSKPQEPHWESPWGPGRPGWHIECSTIASSVFGSQLDIHSGGIDLAFPHHENEVAQSEAYHRCDQWANYFLHSGHLHLKGSAEKMSKSLKNYITIKDFLHSHSTDEFRMFCLLTKYRSAIDYSDSSMSEARASLASVSTFCNDAQAYIKGQLQCLPVQDVFLWERLAQTKASVTRALADDFDTPRAMNAIMDLVYQGNCQLQPVSTAAGATRSPEVFGAMMAYIRDILDMFGVDLFYNKEAAAMSKSGSLQAVVEQMTQYRSQVRAFALTRQSATPGKSQEALYPDRIPLLKASDDLRKNLAPLGVLIKDRGATSTWELTKRTSEITDTMKDRNTESSL; encoded by the exons ATGTGGAGAAACACAATCAAGTCATTTCTACGGCGAACCAAAGGACTAAACGTAAGAGTAAAAATCCGTGGATCATGCAGCAGAACCGAGAAGAAGTGGGTCTTACCCACCGGATTTGATACCGGTTTAAAGACTTTCAACAGCCTAACCAAACAGAAGGAACCTCTGATTCTGGCTCGAGAGGGAACAGCCACTTG GTACAGCTGCGGACCTACCGTGTACGACCACGCCCATTTGGGCCATGCATG TTCATACGTTAGGTTTGATGTGCTACAGAGAATCTTGTCCAGGTTGTTTGGCATCACGGTCATCCACGCCATGGTCATTACAGACATTGATGACAAAATCATCCAAAAAGGTTGGCAG GAGAAGGTCTCGCCCGCCATCATAGCCAGAATGTATGAAGAGGAATTTAAGAAGGATATGATATCATTGAAG gtgATCCCTCCCGCAGTGTATATAAGAGTCACTGAAAACGTTCCGCAAATCGTGGCCTTCATTCAAAGGATAATCGAGAACGGAAATGCGTATGCCACAAAAGAAG GTGACGTGTATTTTGATATCCAGTCCATTGGGGATCGATACGGCAAGTTTGGGGCAGGTGGAGATTCTCAAGAAGGAGCTG GTAGCTCCAGTAAAAAAGATGTGAGGGATTTTGCTCTGTGGAAGCCATCAAAACCTCAAGAACCCCACTGGGAATCTCCTTGGGGCCCAGGAAGACCAGGGTGGCATATCGAGTGCTCCACCATCGCAAG CTCAGTGTTTGGCAGTCAGCTGGATATTCACTCGGGTGGCATCGACTTGGCCTTCCCTCACCATGAGAACGAGGTGGCGCAGAGCGAAGCTTATCATCGGTGCGACCAATGGGCCAACTACTTCTTGCACTCGG GACATTTGCACCTCAAAGGCAGTGCCgagaaaatgtctaaatctctGAAGAATTACATCACCATTAAG GACTTCCTGCATTCTCACTCCACCGATGAGTTCCGTATGTTCTGTCTCTTGACCAAATACAGATCAG CTATAGACTACAGTGACAGCAGCATGTCGGAGGCTCGGGCCTCCCTGGCAAGCGTGTCGACCTTCTGTAATGACGCTCAGGCCTACATAAAGGGACAACTGCAGTGTTTGCCGGTGCAAGACGTGTTTCTCTGGGAGAG GTTGGCTCAGACGAAAGCGAGTGTGACGAGAGCTCTGGCTGACGACTTCGACACCCCGAGAGCCATGAATGCCATCATGGATTTGGTTTACCAGGGAAACTGCCAGCTGCAGCCCGTTTCCACG GCTGCAGGAGCAACCAGAAGTCCGGAAGTGTTTGGAGCCATGATGGCCTACATAAGAGACATCTTGGACATGTTTGGGGTTGACCTGTTTTACAACAAG GAGGCGGCGGCCATGAGCAAGTCGGGAAGCCTCCAGGCTGTTGTGGAGCAGATGACGCAATACCGAAGTCAAGTCAGAGCGTTCGCTCTCACCCGTCAGTCAGCAACTCCTGGGAAGTCCCAAGAAGCACTTTATCCAGACAGAATCCCGCTCCTTAAAGCAAGTGACGACCTGAGAAAGAACCTGGCACCTCTTGGCGTGCTTATAAAA GATCGAGGAGCCACCTCCACGTGGGAGCTAACGAAAAGAACGTCAGAAATCACAGACACGATGAAAGACAGGAATACAGAAAGCAGTTTGTGA